In a genomic window of Methylophaga thalassica:
- a CDS encoding formylmethanofuran dehydrogenase subunit B yields the protein MTDNTAAHIFEDVVSPFCGIASDDLVIEVKGNTVTVKENGDAVTKPGFETPITDLSPRIKGQDVSFEQAVNHIASLLKSSKQPLISGMATDLNGARAAMAVADATRATVDSFYSDNAFKNILVLQDTGYMTTTLTEVRNRVDLLIVVGSDIEKGFPRFYERMVWPQESMFGQDIESREVIYLGKAPSGDASTSPAGKKAAVLPCDTDDLPEVISVLRALVKGKSVQAETVGGIAVSELANLAEKIKAAKYSVLTWSGSEMSMDHAEATIQNLCEMIKEVNEKTRCNGLMLGGKDGDTTVNAVSSWQAGYPMRTSFSRNMPDYDPYLNRGQRMLDEGEVDCLVWISSFNTQLTPPKTDAPTIVLGRSGMTFDNEPEVFIPVGVPGIDHVGRTFRCDSSVSLPLKKLRDSGLPSTYDVLTAVEKAL from the coding sequence ATGACGGACAATACAGCAGCTCACATCTTTGAAGATGTAGTGAGTCCTTTTTGTGGTATTGCTTCCGATGATTTAGTCATTGAAGTTAAAGGCAATACTGTCACGGTGAAAGAAAATGGCGATGCGGTCACCAAACCAGGCTTTGAGACACCGATAACCGATCTTTCACCACGAATAAAAGGTCAGGATGTTTCATTTGAACAAGCAGTTAACCATATCGCGAGTTTGCTGAAATCAAGCAAACAGCCGCTGATTAGTGGTATGGCTACTGATTTAAACGGTGCTCGTGCAGCGATGGCCGTGGCTGATGCGACACGGGCAACAGTCGACAGTTTTTATTCTGATAATGCCTTTAAAAATATTCTGGTGCTGCAAGACACCGGCTATATGACAACCACGCTGACCGAAGTCAGAAATCGTGTAGATTTACTTATCGTTGTCGGTAGTGATATTGAAAAAGGCTTTCCCCGTTTTTATGAACGCATGGTTTGGCCACAAGAAAGTATGTTCGGCCAGGATATTGAATCTCGAGAAGTGATTTATCTAGGTAAGGCGCCTTCAGGTGATGCTTCTACTTCACCAGCAGGTAAAAAAGCAGCTGTTCTGCCTTGCGATACAGATGATTTACCCGAGGTGATTTCAGTATTACGTGCTCTGGTAAAAGGTAAATCTGTTCAGGCTGAAACCGTTGGTGGTATTGCTGTATCAGAACTTGCCAATTTGGCTGAAAAAATTAAAGCTGCTAAATATTCTGTTCTGACCTGGTCTGGTTCTGAAATGAGCATGGATCATGCTGAAGCCACTATTCAAAACCTGTGTGAAATGATCAAAGAGGTCAATGAAAAAACACGCTGCAATGGTTTGATGTTAGGCGGTAAGGATGGTGATACAACGGTGAATGCTGTGTCATCCTGGCAGGCAGGTTACCCAATGCGAACCAGCTTCAGTCGAAATATGCCCGACTATGATCCGTATTTGAACCGTGGACAACGCATGTTGGATGAAGGCGAGGTGGATTGTCTGGTGTGGATTTCCAGTTTCAATACCCAATTAACGCCACCAAAAACAGACGCACCAACAATTGTTTTAGGCCGCTCTGGTATGACATTTGATAATGAGCCTGAAGTCTTTATCCCGGTGGGTGTTCCTGGTATTGATCATGTCGGTCGTACTTTCCGCTGTGATAGTTCTGTGTCACTACCACTCAAAAAATTACGTGACAGTGGCTTGCCAAGCACTTATGACGTGCTGACTGCTGTTGAGAAAGCCCTGTAA
- a CDS encoding SPOR domain-containing protein gives MAAKRNTRNDSSSRSLPWGPMLLSFAVGAFVMFLLHLKDNVPADKSGSVKTTESKQKQKPAKKEGVEPTFDFYTLLPEMEVMVDKKNQGSQPIVTSPSDDSDAAEATIGSETGSETQPSAEADVSYMLQVGSFKRASDADGFRAKLALLGIESKVQSVTIDNKDTWHRVQVGPIAGRSKADALQKQLRDNNIDSLLLRAKHN, from the coding sequence TTGGCGGCAAAAAGAAATACACGTAACGATTCATCATCACGCTCCCTGCCATGGGGGCCGATGTTATTGAGCTTTGCTGTAGGCGCATTTGTGATGTTTTTATTGCATCTCAAAGATAATGTTCCAGCAGATAAGTCTGGCAGTGTAAAAACAACCGAGTCGAAGCAAAAACAAAAGCCTGCAAAAAAAGAAGGGGTGGAACCCACATTTGATTTTTATACCTTACTTCCTGAGATGGAAGTCATGGTGGATAAAAAAAATCAGGGTTCTCAGCCTATCGTGACTTCGCCTTCTGATGACTCAGATGCAGCAGAAGCCACTATTGGTAGTGAAACGGGCAGTGAAACGCAACCCTCTGCTGAAGCTGATGTCAGTTATATGTTGCAAGTTGGCTCGTTCAAGCGGGCAAGTGACGCTGATGGTTTCAGGGCCAAATTAGCCTTATTAGGTATTGAGTCTAAAGTTCAGAGCGTTACTATAGACAATAAAGATACGTGGCATCGCGTTCAGGTGGGTCCTATTGCTGGGCGTAGTAAAGCTGATGCATTGCAGAAGCAGTTACGTGATAACAATATTGACTCACTACTTTTGCGAGCCAAACATAATTGA
- the argS gene encoding arginine--tRNA ligase translates to MKNQLKNLLGQALSSFTQKHALEFDLPEIQIERTKDKSHGDFASNIAMMLAKPAKMNPRQIATEILEALPETDFVTNVEIAGPGFINFFLSAEANQQVIKDVLELGEKFGLSHVGQGKKVQVEYVSANPTGPLHVGHGRGAAYGSVVSSLLSAAGFDVHREYYVNDAGRQMDILATSVWLRYLDECGEVFTFPSNGYQGEYVRTIAAELKTEYGNQFLLSASQVFEDIPADEPDGGDKEMHIDALTNKAKSLLGEANYRIIFDKGLNAILNDIRDDLAEFGTEYDEWFSERSLVESGDVDKAVEMLKQAGHLYQDKGAWWFKSTDFGDEKDRVVVRDNGQATYFASDIAYHLNKYQRGFDRIIDIWGADHHGYIPRVKAAVESMQLDADKLNVLLVQFAVLYRGTEKVGMSTRSGEFVTLRELRNEVGKDAARFFYVMRGADQHMDFDLELAKSQSNDNPVYYVQYAHARVCSVFRQLAERGHNWDAEAAKQHLAKLTEPHEEALMSMLSRYPEILETAALNHTPHLLAHYLTDLARDFHTYYNAHQFIVDDMELSQARLLLVSAVRQVIKNALSVMGVSAPESM, encoded by the coding sequence TTGAAAAATCAACTGAAAAACCTGCTTGGTCAGGCTTTATCTTCATTTACTCAGAAACATGCTTTAGAGTTTGATCTACCTGAGATTCAGATAGAACGAACCAAAGATAAATCTCATGGTGATTTTGCTTCAAATATTGCGATGATGTTGGCAAAACCAGCCAAAATGAATCCACGACAAATTGCGACCGAAATTCTCGAAGCATTACCTGAAACTGATTTTGTCACAAACGTCGAAATTGCCGGGCCAGGATTCATTAATTTTTTCCTTTCTGCTGAGGCGAATCAACAAGTCATAAAAGATGTGCTTGAGCTGGGTGAAAAGTTTGGTTTAAGCCATGTTGGTCAGGGTAAAAAAGTACAAGTTGAATATGTCTCAGCTAACCCAACAGGTCCTTTGCATGTCGGTCATGGGCGTGGTGCAGCTTATGGTTCTGTTGTTAGTAGTCTGTTATCTGCTGCAGGCTTTGATGTGCATCGTGAATATTATGTCAACGATGCTGGCCGCCAGATGGATATTCTGGCTACTAGTGTCTGGCTTCGTTACCTGGATGAATGTGGTGAAGTGTTTACCTTCCCAAGTAATGGCTATCAAGGTGAATATGTTCGCACCATCGCCGCAGAGTTAAAAACGGAGTATGGAAATCAATTTTTGCTGTCTGCCAGTCAAGTTTTTGAGGATATCCCTGCTGATGAACCTGATGGCGGCGATAAAGAAATGCACATTGATGCTTTAACCAATAAAGCCAAAAGCTTATTAGGCGAAGCCAATTACCGGATTATTTTTGATAAAGGCTTAAATGCCATCCTCAATGACATTCGTGATGATCTGGCTGAGTTTGGTACCGAATATGATGAATGGTTTTCTGAGCGTTCATTAGTTGAATCCGGTGATGTAGATAAAGCTGTTGAAATGCTGAAACAAGCTGGTCATCTCTACCAGGACAAAGGTGCATGGTGGTTTAAATCCACAGATTTTGGTGATGAAAAAGATCGCGTTGTTGTGCGTGATAATGGTCAGGCCACCTATTTTGCTTCTGATATTGCTTATCACCTCAATAAATATCAACGTGGCTTTGATCGCATCATTGATATCTGGGGTGCTGATCATCATGGTTATATCCCGCGTGTTAAAGCGGCTGTGGAGTCAATGCAGCTTGATGCTGATAAACTAAATGTCTTGCTGGTGCAATTTGCTGTGCTGTACCGGGGAACTGAAAAAGTGGGTATGTCTACTCGTAGTGGTGAGTTTGTCACTCTTCGTGAATTACGCAATGAAGTTGGCAAAGATGCAGCGCGTTTCTTTTATGTAATGCGTGGTGCTGATCAGCATATGGATTTTGATCTGGAACTGGCCAAATCACAGAGCAACGATAATCCGGTGTATTACGTCCAGTATGCCCATGCACGTGTCTGCAGTGTTTTTAGACAACTGGCTGAACGTGGACACAACTGGGATGCAGAAGCGGCAAAACAACATTTAGCTAAGTTGACTGAGCCTCATGAAGAAGCGTTGATGAGCATGTTATCGCGTTATCCTGAGATTCTGGAAACAGCCGCTTTAAACCATACACCACATCTACTGGCACATTATCTTACTGATTTAGCTCGTGATTTCCACACTTACTACAATGCACATCAGTTTATTGTGGATGATATGGAATTGAGTCAGGCTCGTTTATTACTTGTATCTGCAGTCAGACAAGTGATTAAAAATGCATTGTCTGTTATGGGTGTTTCTGCGCCTGAGTCTATGTAA
- a CDS encoding primosomal protein N', giving the protein MTCILHISVPCPLRQLFDYTSDLPISEWEIGARVKINFANRLCTGIVVKLSEVKSDTDITKLKAIEEKLDDKKLIPDELMQTLLWVSRYYHHPLGECFQTALPKLLRTGKPAELDKETWWFRTDITVDKKMGSKQQQCLDLLEDYADGISQSMFKQYLGNVSSSLKALETAGLISQQQKAKLPIPSNELNVDLILNQQQQQIVENVWQKKEEFQPFLLEGITGSGKTEVYIELTERVLKTNKQVLILIPEIGLTGQFVERFKKRLNTTIVILNSAVSDKERKQAWLLAKQGLANVIIGTRSAVFTPLINPGLIIIDEEHDSSYKQQDGLRYHARNVALIRAQKYNIPIVMGSATPSLESLYQVKKQRFQLLELTQRAGNAQLPPVRLVDNSQANPEHGFSDVLLKAIKKHLDAGNQIILFINRRGYAPVLMCHDCGWQAKCKHCDARMVVHQHRNILFCHHCGFIQRLVEECPECESKSLKSYGAGTEKIEQHLQKLFPETPIIRVDRDTTQRVNAFSDLIADIKQGEARILVGTQMLAKGHDFHDVTLVGVLDTDQGLYSADFRATENLAQMITQVTGRAGRGDKSGEVLIQTEQPAHIFWKNLIKNGYKKTAESLLEERIEMELPPVSNWAVIRAESSDREQATAFLQEFSAQCHQHASEEVLILGPVPAIMEKKGGRFRAQLLLSSAHRKPLHQLLDRHISVISRHKLARKVRWSIDIDPVDLL; this is encoded by the coding sequence ATGACTTGCATACTTCACATTAGCGTACCGTGTCCTCTCAGACAATTGTTTGATTACACCTCAGACTTACCTATCTCCGAATGGGAAATAGGTGCTCGGGTAAAAATAAACTTTGCCAACCGACTCTGCACCGGCATTGTTGTAAAACTGAGTGAAGTTAAAAGCGATACAGATATCACTAAGTTAAAAGCGATCGAAGAAAAGTTAGATGACAAGAAATTAATTCCAGATGAATTAATGCAAACATTACTTTGGGTAAGTCGGTATTATCACCATCCTCTTGGCGAATGTTTTCAGACAGCTTTACCCAAATTACTCAGAACAGGAAAACCAGCAGAACTTGATAAAGAAACGTGGTGGTTCAGAACAGACATAACTGTCGATAAAAAAATGGGTTCAAAACAACAACAGTGTCTGGATTTACTAGAAGATTATGCTGACGGTATCAGCCAGTCGATGTTTAAACAGTATTTAGGGAATGTCAGCAGTTCTCTCAAAGCGCTTGAAACAGCAGGCTTGATATCACAACAACAAAAAGCAAAATTACCCATTCCAAGTAATGAACTGAATGTTGATTTAATACTGAATCAGCAACAACAACAGATTGTAGAAAACGTTTGGCAAAAAAAAGAAGAATTTCAGCCCTTTTTATTGGAAGGAATAACCGGTAGCGGTAAAACAGAAGTTTATATTGAGCTAACCGAAAGAGTGTTAAAAACCAATAAACAAGTATTAATACTTATTCCAGAAATTGGTCTGACAGGACAGTTTGTTGAACGATTTAAAAAAAGACTGAACACGACCATAGTCATCCTGAACTCAGCCGTTTCAGATAAAGAAAGAAAACAAGCCTGGTTATTAGCAAAACAAGGTTTAGCAAATGTGATTATCGGTACACGCTCAGCCGTTTTCACCCCATTGATTAACCCAGGACTTATCATCATCGATGAAGAGCATGACAGTTCCTATAAACAGCAAGATGGCTTACGTTATCATGCAAGAAATGTCGCTCTGATTAGAGCTCAAAAATACAATATACCGATCGTCATGGGCAGTGCGACACCGTCACTAGAGAGCTTGTACCAAGTAAAAAAACAACGTTTTCAATTGCTTGAATTAACACAAAGAGCAGGTAATGCTCAATTACCACCGGTACGTTTAGTCGATAACAGTCAAGCAAATCCTGAGCATGGCTTTAGCGATGTCTTACTCAAAGCAATCAAAAAACATCTGGATGCGGGTAATCAGATTATTTTGTTTATCAACCGACGTGGTTATGCCCCCGTTTTGATGTGTCATGACTGTGGCTGGCAGGCTAAATGTAAACATTGTGATGCAAGAATGGTGGTTCATCAGCATCGCAATATTTTGTTTTGTCATCATTGTGGTTTTATTCAGCGATTAGTTGAAGAATGTCCTGAATGTGAATCAAAGTCATTGAAAAGTTATGGTGCTGGCACGGAAAAAATTGAACAGCACTTGCAAAAACTTTTTCCTGAAACACCGATTATTAGGGTCGATCGAGATACTACCCAGAGAGTGAACGCTTTTTCAGATCTGATTGCTGATATCAAACAAGGGGAAGCCCGAATTCTGGTGGGAACACAAATGCTGGCAAAAGGTCATGATTTTCATGATGTTACTCTCGTCGGTGTTCTTGATACTGATCAGGGCTTGTATAGTGCTGATTTCAGAGCCACAGAAAATCTGGCACAAATGATTACCCAGGTCACAGGTAGAGCCGGGCGTGGAGATAAGTCAGGCGAGGTATTAATTCAGACAGAACAACCTGCGCATATTTTCTGGAAAAACCTCATCAAAAACGGCTATAAGAAAACAGCAGAAAGCTTGTTGGAAGAACGTATTGAGATGGAATTACCGCCGGTTTCGAATTGGGCGGTTATCCGCGCTGAATCTTCTGATAGAGAACAAGCAACAGCGTTTTTACAAGAGTTCAGCGCACAATGTCATCAACATGCGTCAGAGGAGGTTCTGATTTTGGGACCGGTTCCAGCGATTATGGAAAAAAAGGGAGGGCGGTTCAGAGCGCAATTGTTATTGAGTAGCGCACATCGAAAACCCTTACATCAGTTATTGGATCGACATATCAGTGTGATTTCACGGCATAAACTGGCAAGAAAAGTACGTTGGTCAATTGATATTGATCCAGTCGATCTTTTGTAA